A single window of Marispirochaeta aestuarii DNA harbors:
- a CDS encoding fibronectin type III domain-containing protein, whose protein sequence is MKRHRRSGISAILLFARLYVPILVLFCPGLFALEEEIVLGRENGWGPLHHYNTEMLERGFQGYSDIMLHDAAYSRDEYTDLLLHFDSIPLSPSLVRKKSDVPGEVLWTEQRYYTLKPEGIVPDSNSKVFGSGSAMFDRSSSSLLKLVPLPGSLFYPGTDWRDFTIEFWLYPAETESSQKILNWNGVTLPGEWGERPRSQSISCEISRARLTWRFDSVFRPHDASSFSLELEGSRELMPRRWHHHMLRFDSRTGLVEYLIDGTVEDIAYANHQNRETGTVFLPYLGSAGNRQLSIGENLSGFLDEFRISSAFRESGPPAPYKNMDGTVLINPVDLQFGASRLVSIESSYETPDDSDIFFFYQLGDSHFYIPPDDPNWKAFTPGDIFSPDTRGRYLHLMAALYPDGKEQKSPVLSDITIIYEPDLPPPPPSGLQARPEDGAVLLTWEPVPDPDLEGYRIYYGTAPGRYFGQDSSEGPSPIDVGNTTEFLLSGLRNGRLYYFTVVAYDKSPRPYQTLFSVEVSARPNGRLE, encoded by the coding sequence ATGAAAAGACACAGACGATCCGGAATATCAGCGATCCTACTCTTTGCGCGCCTGTATGTGCCCATTCTTGTGCTCTTCTGTCCCGGCCTCTTCGCTCTGGAAGAAGAAATCGTCCTGGGCAGGGAAAACGGCTGGGGACCATTACATCATTATAATACCGAGATGCTGGAACGGGGTTTTCAGGGGTATTCGGATATCATGCTTCATGATGCTGCCTATTCCAGGGACGAGTATACTGATCTGCTGCTCCATTTCGACAGCATTCCCCTTTCCCCCTCTCTGGTCAGAAAAAAGAGCGACGTACCGGGAGAAGTCCTCTGGACTGAACAGCGGTATTACACCCTGAAGCCTGAAGGTATTGTTCCGGATTCGAACAGTAAGGTATTCGGATCCGGTTCAGCCATGTTCGACCGTTCATCCAGCAGTCTCCTTAAACTCGTTCCGTTGCCGGGGAGTCTATTCTATCCGGGAACCGACTGGCGCGATTTTACCATTGAGTTCTGGCTCTACCCTGCGGAAACCGAATCCTCCCAGAAGATCCTCAACTGGAACGGGGTTACACTGCCGGGAGAGTGGGGAGAGAGGCCCCGAAGCCAATCCATAAGCTGCGAGATCAGCAGAGCCCGCCTGACCTGGCGCTTTGACTCTGTATTCCGGCCCCATGATGCCTCTTCCTTCAGCCTGGAACTCGAAGGGAGTCGGGAACTCATGCCCAGGCGCTGGCATCATCACATGCTCAGGTTCGACTCCAGGACAGGCCTGGTGGAATACCTGATAGACGGTACCGTTGAGGATATTGCCTACGCAAACCACCAGAACAGGGAAACCGGGACGGTGTTCCTCCCCTATCTGGGTTCCGCCGGAAACAGGCAGCTCAGTATTGGAGAAAACCTCTCGGGCTTCCTTGATGAATTCAGGATTTCCTCGGCATTCCGGGAATCCGGACCTCCGGCACCTTATAAAAACATGGACGGCACGGTTCTTATCAATCCTGTAGACCTTCAGTTCGGTGCATCCCGGCTGGTCAGCATTGAGAGCAGCTACGAGACTCCCGATGACTCTGATATCTTCTTCTTTTATCAGCTTGGAGACTCTCACTTTTACATTCCCCCGGACGATCCGAACTGGAAAGCCTTTACACCCGGTGATATATTTTCACCCGATACCCGGGGCCGCTACCTCCACCTCATGGCTGCCCTGTATCCCGACGGAAAGGAGCAGAAAAGCCCGGTGCTGTCAGACATTACAATTATCTACGAACCCGATTTGCCTCCTCCTCCGCCCTCCGGTCTGCAGGCACGCCCTGAAGACGGAGCCGTATTGCTTACATGGGAACCCGTACCCGATCCGGACCTGGAGGGATACAGGATTTATTACGGAACTGCTCCGGGCAGGTATTTCGGTCAGGACAGCTCGGAAGGCCCTTCGCCCATAGATGTGGGGAACACCACTGAATTTCTCTTGAGTGGTCTGCGAAACGGCAGACTCTACTACTTTACGGTCGTGGCCTATGACAAGTCCCCCAGGCCCTATCAGACACTTTTCTCGGTGGAAGTCAGTGCCCGGCCAAACGGGAGACTGGAATAG
- a CDS encoding tetratricopeptide repeat protein produces the protein MLNDLAARSRKAFLLRDWESAEKYVREMHRQKPKHPGILLFLGNIYTKMGRYNQAIQAYQESLELDDGNPEAFNNIGIVYRLEDNLPAAVGALEKARELAPERADIWYNLANVYKQMDEPEEAETYYRKAIELDSEFSRAYNNLGNLYENWGNHSKAENLYLSGLKSDPNNPTLRYNLGISYQSEGCIPEAIDSYRQALKARPNWVDGLNNLGILLEKSGNYDEAARILKSALEVDAENPKLNNNYAVVLSAQGRHSEAIDYLNRAVKNDPSYSRASINLGTELEEIEEYDKAWEHLQHMKQNTPSDLDVREKIARLAVKTGKVRQAKEEIRFILDHNPKAGFAYALLGSLHLTQGNRPQAVQAFNRALALSPEDLETSFNLALLYKEMKEYKQAIAQISGILAKNPRHQAARLLLAKLYLYENLYAEALAILSELYEESPHDEELLETLIRAHRGAGNREEALRITETLVNMQGERDETLDLDKLQQTLHLYEETVEAFAEEHEKLWEENLKRYLDHGEADVEPEVLREEESLFFDSIPDLDQPARLIDIGGIEPVIVINEDEERINLLEMEEEIPEFPPEEKEEEENEIQQVFAPPASPPQPSGEPQASVPEAPSGGSGTSSSPQGPISISVQGPSSPGRIELGGSLDLGLLKISRNRSGKKTEPEPEPSKDRRKEQQEKKEESPAELLSHLENLTRYLPDERRREYMNSDMRLRLKALKDRLSGRPSLRQQLSRYIAPDMQEDEGIVLKPGKIESTLSFMGDLSTYLPNPEIGVALHHRITQILKTMKRDEHGE, from the coding sequence GTGCTGAATGATCTTGCAGCCCGTTCGCGTAAGGCTTTTCTGCTCAGGGACTGGGAGAGCGCGGAGAAATACGTCCGTGAAATGCACCGGCAAAAACCGAAGCATCCGGGAATCCTCCTGTTTCTGGGCAATATCTACACCAAGATGGGCCGATACAACCAGGCGATCCAGGCTTATCAGGAATCCCTGGAGCTGGACGACGGGAATCCCGAGGCCTTTAACAATATCGGTATTGTCTACCGCCTCGAAGACAACCTGCCCGCCGCGGTAGGGGCCCTGGAAAAAGCCCGGGAACTGGCACCTGAACGGGCGGACATCTGGTACAACCTGGCGAATGTGTACAAGCAGATGGACGAGCCGGAAGAGGCGGAGACCTACTATCGCAAGGCTATAGAACTGGATTCCGAATTCAGCCGGGCCTACAACAACCTGGGAAATCTCTATGAGAATTGGGGAAACCACTCCAAAGCGGAAAATCTCTACCTCTCGGGACTGAAAAGTGATCCCAACAATCCCACCCTCCGCTACAACCTGGGCATCAGCTATCAGTCGGAGGGGTGTATCCCGGAGGCGATCGACTCTTATCGACAGGCCCTGAAGGCCCGCCCCAACTGGGTCGACGGACTGAACAATCTCGGCATACTCCTGGAAAAGAGCGGAAACTATGACGAAGCTGCCCGGATACTGAAAAGCGCTTTGGAGGTGGACGCGGAGAACCCGAAGCTGAACAATAACTACGCTGTAGTGCTCAGTGCCCAGGGGCGCCATTCCGAGGCTATCGATTATCTGAACCGCGCCGTTAAAAACGATCCTTCCTACTCCAGAGCCAGTATCAACCTTGGAACGGAACTGGAGGAGATAGAGGAGTACGACAAGGCCTGGGAACACCTGCAGCACATGAAGCAGAACACTCCATCCGATCTGGACGTCCGGGAAAAGATCGCACGCCTGGCAGTTAAAACCGGAAAGGTCCGCCAGGCAAAAGAGGAGATCCGTTTTATTCTGGATCACAATCCAAAGGCGGGTTTTGCCTACGCGCTGCTGGGAAGCCTTCACCTGACCCAGGGCAACCGCCCGCAGGCGGTACAGGCCTTTAACCGGGCCCTGGCCCTGTCGCCGGAGGACCTGGAAACCTCCTTCAACCTGGCGCTGCTGTACAAGGAGATGAAAGAGTACAAGCAGGCGATAGCCCAGATATCGGGGATTCTTGCCAAAAACCCCCGGCATCAGGCAGCACGGCTGCTGCTTGCCAAGCTGTATCTCTATGAGAATCTCTACGCTGAAGCTTTGGCCATTCTGAGCGAACTCTACGAGGAGTCTCCCCACGACGAGGAGCTCCTGGAGACCCTGATCCGCGCCCATCGGGGTGCCGGAAACCGGGAGGAGGCACTGCGCATCACCGAAACCCTGGTCAACATGCAGGGAGAGCGGGATGAAACCCTGGATCTGGACAAACTGCAGCAGACCCTGCACCTCTACGAAGAGACCGTTGAAGCCTTCGCGGAGGAACATGAAAAACTCTGGGAAGAGAATCTCAAGCGCTATCTGGACCACGGCGAGGCCGATGTTGAACCGGAGGTTCTCAGGGAAGAGGAGAGTCTCTTCTTTGATTCCATTCCCGACCTGGACCAGCCGGCCCGGCTCATCGATATCGGGGGAATCGAACCGGTAATCGTCATAAACGAAGACGAAGAGCGGATCAACCTTCTTGAAATGGAGGAGGAGATCCCGGAGTTTCCGCCGGAAGAAAAGGAAGAGGAAGAGAACGAAATACAGCAGGTATTTGCTCCCCCGGCGTCACCGCCGCAGCCTTCAGGGGAACCTCAGGCCTCCGTACCTGAAGCTCCGTCAGGCGGCAGCGGGACATCCTCCTCTCCCCAGGGACCAATAAGCATCAGCGTTCAGGGACCGTCCTCTCCCGGCAGAATAGAACTGGGAGGTTCCCTGGACCTGGGCTTGCTTAAAATATCCCGTAACAGGAGCGGGAAAAAGACGGAACCTGAACCGGAGCCGTCCAAGGACCGGAGGAAAGAGCAGCAGGAGAAGAAAGAGGAGAGCCCTGCGGAACTTCTCTCCCATCTTGAAAACCTTACACGCTATCTTCCGGATGAGAGACGCAGGGAGTACATGAACAGCGATATGCGGCTTCGGCTGAAAGCCTTGAAGGACAGGCTCTCCGGACGACCTTCCCTGCGGCAGCAGCTGTCCCGGTATATTGCCCCGGACATGCAGGAAGATGAGGGAATAGTCTTGAAACCGGGAAAGATCGAGAGTACCCTTTCTTTCATGGGAGACCTCTCCACGTATCTGCCGAATCCGGAAATCGGAGTTGCCCTGCACCACCGGATCACACAAATCCTGAAAACCATGAAGCGAGACGAGCATGGAGAGTAA
- a CDS encoding DUF72 domain-containing protein has product MGIYIGTSGYSYADWVGTVYPEGTRQNEYLSAYAGIFNFVELNFSYYAMPSARVLEGLQNKVDENFRFTLKGHRSMTHEKGGDLPSLCSAFIEGTSPLREAGSLTSILLQFPYSFHYNRENRVHLDTLCSCLEELPLQIEFRNTDWFRPRVVEELRKRSVGIITSDYPALEGLPDFCPRITSSIVYVRFHGRNRENWWTGNNVSRYDYRYSAEELKERVPVLKQLAAEASILLVAFNNHYKGQAVDNARELIGLLEEG; this is encoded by the coding sequence ATGGGAATCTACATCGGAACAAGTGGATACTCCTACGCAGACTGGGTCGGGACCGTTTATCCGGAAGGAACCCGGCAAAACGAGTATTTGAGCGCCTATGCAGGGATTTTCAATTTTGTTGAGCTCAATTTCAGCTACTACGCCATGCCCTCCGCCAGGGTTCTGGAGGGATTGCAGAACAAAGTGGATGAGAATTTCCGCTTTACCCTGAAGGGACACCGGAGCATGACCCACGAAAAAGGGGGAGACCTCCCGTCGCTCTGTTCGGCCTTCATCGAAGGAACTTCTCCCCTGCGCGAAGCAGGCAGTCTGACCTCTATCCTGCTGCAGTTTCCCTACAGCTTTCACTACAACCGGGAAAATCGGGTGCACCTGGATACCCTCTGCAGCTGCCTTGAGGAGCTTCCCCTGCAGATCGAGTTCCGCAATACCGACTGGTTCAGGCCCCGGGTTGTGGAGGAGCTGAGAAAGCGCAGTGTGGGAATCATCACCTCGGATTACCCCGCCCTGGAGGGACTCCCCGATTTTTGCCCCCGGATTACGAGCTCCATCGTATATGTACGCTTCCACGGCCGCAACAGGGAAAACTGGTGGACCGGGAACAACGTGAGCCGCTATGATTACCGCTATTCCGCCGAAGAACTGAAGGAGCGGGTACCGGTTTTAAAGCAGCTGGCAGCAGAGGCGTCAATACTGCTGGTGGCCTTTAACAACCACTACAAGGGGCAGGCGGTGGACAATGCACGGGAACTGATCGGGCTGCTGGAGGAGGGGTGA
- a CDS encoding response regulator, with amino-acid sequence MGIKVILVTLTVVSALILGAFGLSFTLLASGLAEFNGGLLISAIQMSAVSLMIVCTLLFFVFAFLSRLRLDHLYFGFFSLAAVVYSLLRTIPFFSRFYASVSLIPLRSFEFTLLAIGGILLALFFRQRYQRRVSLKPVIVYSILNLALGLAWFLGPQSAAVYMENGITGLSGALFLFFLVRLIPLIREKLRVLLHIIGLLAVSAAGIHDLLLLRGLVESVYLLPAALLVFVFLHVLVQFLTIREDYASLRTMDKRIQAADRLKDEFLSNMSHELRTPIHAVVGLSESLLRGNVGEMTEDQKSTLSLVFSSGLRLNAMVSDILDFSRMREGRIQLQNAEVDLYQSVLVAQKMCVPLLMGGQLSIKNNIVPYTLFVWGDENRIEQSLNSILMSIIKFSSQGTIEIDAREENRVTVISIALTGGNPLPGNIVEGRDDDFGEPGFADEGYKGVNLGLSLARRLIEAQSGSLEYSVKDDTSLFQVTLPSTRGKYQGEAGEAEESLEISLDALENLEALNDDNTEASKFTIVVVDDNPVNLQVLKNQLSGEEFRIVPFLNGEKALSHILNNPSDLVLLDIMMPEIDGYTLCRKVREKYTSTNLPIVLVTAKSEAMDMEEGLSAGANDFLAKPYTQEELLARIRTHLNLAKINTIYSRFVPMEFIDFLGHDNIADIKLGDQVQKEMTVLFVDIRAFTALSEIMTPQENFKFINSFLSRLSPMIQENGGIIDKYIGDSIMALFPNRPEDAIKAATEMVGHMEIYNKQRASCGYRPISIGVGIHTGNLILGIIGDKGRMQGTVISDAVNLASRIQDVTKLYGANIIISQESFIKLDNPTEYGFRFLGKVRVKGKNRSVSLFEIFDGDQEEMRELKTETKTDFETAILQFSKRQFDESAELFRQIIAVNSEDRAARLFLEKAEAFIAQEKRRFLFSG; translated from the coding sequence ATGGGAATTAAAGTAATTCTTGTTACTCTGACCGTAGTATCAGCGCTGATCCTGGGCGCTTTTGGGCTCTCCTTTACCCTGCTGGCTTCAGGGCTTGCAGAATTCAACGGTGGACTTCTCATTTCTGCAATCCAGATGTCCGCCGTATCTCTGATGATTGTCTGTACCCTGCTTTTTTTTGTCTTTGCCTTCCTGAGCCGGCTTCGTCTGGACCATCTCTATTTCGGTTTTTTCTCGTTAGCTGCTGTTGTGTATTCCCTGCTCAGAACCATACCGTTTTTTTCGCGGTTCTATGCCAGTGTATCGCTTATACCCCTTCGTTCCTTTGAATTTACTCTCCTCGCAATCGGGGGAATCCTTCTTGCTCTTTTCTTTCGCCAGCGCTACCAGAGGCGTGTTTCCCTTAAACCGGTGATAGTCTATTCTATTCTCAATTTAGCTTTGGGACTGGCCTGGTTCCTGGGCCCCCAGTCTGCAGCAGTATATATGGAGAACGGTATAACAGGGCTCTCGGGCGCACTCTTTTTATTTTTTCTTGTCCGGCTGATACCCCTGATCCGGGAAAAACTGCGGGTGCTTCTTCACATTATCGGTCTTCTGGCTGTTTCGGCTGCGGGCATACACGATTTGCTTCTCCTCCGGGGACTTGTTGAGTCGGTTTACCTGCTGCCCGCTGCTTTGCTGGTGTTTGTTTTTCTGCATGTGCTGGTACAGTTTCTTACCATTCGGGAAGATTATGCTTCTCTCCGTACCATGGACAAGAGGATACAGGCCGCAGACAGGCTGAAAGATGAGTTTCTCTCCAATATGAGCCATGAACTCAGGACCCCGATTCATGCGGTTGTCGGTCTCTCTGAGTCTCTGCTTCGGGGGAATGTGGGAGAAATGACGGAGGACCAGAAATCCACGCTCTCCCTGGTTTTCTCTTCCGGATTACGTCTTAATGCCATGGTGAGCGATATTCTGGACTTCTCCCGAATGCGGGAGGGCCGGATACAACTTCAGAATGCAGAAGTCGATCTGTATCAGTCGGTTCTTGTTGCTCAGAAGATGTGCGTACCCCTGCTGATGGGCGGACAACTGTCGATAAAAAACAATATCGTACCCTACACGCTGTTTGTCTGGGGGGATGAAAACAGGATAGAACAGTCCCTGAACAGCATTCTTATGTCGATTATAAAGTTTTCCAGCCAGGGGACCATCGAGATCGATGCCCGGGAAGAAAACAGGGTGACGGTTATCTCGATAGCATTAACCGGTGGGAATCCTCTGCCCGGAAATATTGTAGAAGGCAGGGACGATGACTTCGGGGAACCCGGATTTGCAGATGAAGGCTACAAGGGAGTCAATCTCGGATTATCCCTGGCAAGACGCCTTATAGAAGCCCAGTCCGGAAGTCTTGAATACTCGGTAAAGGATGATACTTCGCTATTCCAGGTGACGCTTCCTTCAACCAGGGGTAAATACCAGGGCGAAGCCGGGGAAGCAGAGGAATCTCTGGAGATCTCCCTGGATGCTCTGGAAAACCTGGAGGCCCTGAACGACGACAACACCGAAGCCTCAAAGTTCACCATTGTCGTTGTGGATGACAATCCGGTAAATCTCCAGGTCCTTAAAAACCAGCTGTCCGGAGAGGAGTTCCGTATTGTTCCTTTCCTGAACGGAGAGAAGGCCCTGTCTCATATTCTGAATAACCCTTCCGATCTTGTTCTCCTGGATATCATGATGCCGGAGATCGACGGTTACACCCTGTGCCGTAAGGTTCGGGAAAAATATACCTCCACGAATCTGCCGATAGTTCTTGTTACTGCAAAAAGCGAGGCTATGGACATGGAGGAGGGGCTTTCTGCCGGAGCGAACGACTTCCTGGCAAAACCCTATACCCAGGAAGAACTTCTTGCCCGTATCCGGACTCACCTGAATCTGGCAAAGATAAATACCATTTACAGCCGATTCGTACCTATGGAGTTCATCGATTTTCTGGGCCACGACAACATTGCGGATATAAAACTTGGTGACCAGGTTCAGAAGGAGATGACCGTCCTCTTTGTGGATATCCGTGCATTTACCGCGCTGTCGGAGATCATGACTCCCCAGGAGAATTTCAAGTTCATCAACTCATTCCTGAGCCGCCTGAGTCCCATGATCCAGGAGAACGGCGGCATTATCGATAAATACATCGGCGACTCCATCATGGCGCTCTTTCCCAACCGGCCGGAAGACGCAATAAAAGCAGCAACCGAGATGGTCGGACACATGGAGATCTACAACAAGCAGCGGGCATCCTGCGGCTACAGGCCCATAAGCATCGGTGTGGGTATACATACCGGGAACCTGATTCTCGGGATTATCGGCGACAAGGGACGAATGCAGGGAACGGTGATATCCGATGCGGTAAACCTGGCCTCGCGGATTCAGGATGTGACAAAGCTCTACGGGGCGAATATCATAATCAGCCAGGAGTCCTTTATAAAGCTGGATAACCCGACGGAGTACGGATTCAGGTTCCTCGGCAAGGTGCGGGTCAAGGGAAAGAACAGGTCCGTATCCCTCTTCGAGATCTTCGACGGCGACCAGGAAGAGATGCGGGAATTAAAAACTGAAACCAAAACCGACTTTGAGACGGCTATCCTGCAGTTTTCCAAGCGCCAGTTCGATGAATCGGCGGAACTGTTCAGGCAGATTATCGCGGTGAATTCCGAGGACAGGGCGGCCCGGCTCTTCCTGGAAAAAGCGGAAGCCTTCATTGCACAGGAGAAGCGCAGGTTCCTGTTCTCGGGGTAA
- the fusA gene encoding elongation factor G, producing the protein MSIDITKLRNIGISAHIDSGKTTLSERILFFCKRIHAIHEVRGKDGVGATMDSMELERERGITIASAATNVKWKDTQINVIDTPGHVDFTIEVERALRVLDGAILVLCSVGGVQSQSITVDRQMKRYNVPRIAFVNKCDRTGANPFKVRDQLETKLGHNAIMMQIPIGLEDKHQGVVDLITMKAIYFEGDDGTEIVEREIPAELLEQAEERREIMLDAVSMFSEELMEAMLEEQVTEELIYDAVRQGTLSLELTPVFLGSAYRNKGIQPLLDAVLKYLPDPTEVQNKALDLDNNEEEVLLKADDAAPPVALAFKLEDGQYGQLTYIRIYQGMIKKGIELYNVRNRKKFKVGRLIKMHADHMEDITEAHCGDIAALFGVDCASGDTFCQSDLNYSMTSMYVPNPVITLAIRPKDKKAADNMAKALNRFTKEDPTFRTYVDPESNETIIQGMGELHLDVYIERMKREYKAEVDTGAPQVAYREAISQRADFNYTHKKQTGGSGQYGKVIGYMEPLEEGEGNYVFENKVKGGNIPTEYIPACDKGFQTAIEKGTLIGFPIVGTKMVLEDGQSHAVDSSDMAFQAAALGAFREAYNKAKPVILEPIMKVSVEGPSEFQGNIFGSVNQRRGIIVASVEDGNFCRVEAEVPLSEMFGYSTILRSLTQGKAEYTMEFEKYGRLPASLAEELKKEFEEKKKKDAGK; encoded by the coding sequence ATGAGCATTGATATTACCAAACTGAGGAATATCGGTATCAGCGCCCATATCGACTCCGGAAAAACCACCTTATCCGAACGTATATTGTTTTTTTGTAAGAGAATTCATGCGATACATGAGGTACGGGGCAAAGACGGTGTCGGGGCGACAATGGATTCCATGGAACTGGAACGGGAGCGGGGGATTACAATCGCTTCCGCAGCCACCAATGTAAAATGGAAGGACACCCAGATTAACGTCATTGATACTCCTGGTCACGTTGACTTTACTATTGAAGTCGAGCGGGCTCTGCGGGTTCTGGACGGAGCGATTCTTGTTCTCTGTTCCGTCGGTGGTGTTCAGTCCCAGTCGATAACTGTAGACCGGCAGATGAAGCGCTACAATGTACCCAGGATAGCCTTTGTCAACAAGTGTGATCGTACCGGGGCCAACCCTTTCAAGGTGCGGGATCAGCTTGAGACCAAACTGGGACATAACGCGATTATGATGCAGATCCCCATCGGGCTGGAAGACAAGCACCAGGGGGTTGTGGACCTGATCACCATGAAAGCCATCTATTTTGAAGGCGATGACGGTACCGAGATTGTGGAACGTGAAATCCCCGCGGAACTGCTTGAACAGGCAGAGGAGCGGCGGGAGATCATGCTGGATGCGGTTTCCATGTTTTCCGAGGAGCTCATGGAAGCCATGCTGGAAGAGCAGGTTACCGAAGAGCTTATCTATGATGCCGTCCGACAGGGAACTCTCTCTCTGGAGCTCACCCCTGTATTCCTGGGATCGGCTTATAGAAACAAGGGCATTCAGCCTCTGCTTGACGCTGTTCTCAAGTATTTGCCTGATCCTACGGAAGTGCAGAATAAGGCCCTGGATCTGGACAATAATGAGGAGGAGGTGCTGCTCAAGGCCGATGATGCTGCTCCTCCGGTTGCCCTTGCCTTCAAGCTTGAGGACGGCCAGTATGGTCAGCTTACCTATATTCGCATATACCAGGGAATGATCAAGAAAGGGATCGAACTCTATAACGTGCGGAACCGTAAGAAGTTCAAGGTTGGCCGGCTTATCAAGATGCATGCAGATCACATGGAGGATATTACTGAGGCACACTGCGGCGATATTGCTGCTCTGTTCGGTGTTGACTGTGCTTCGGGGGATACTTTCTGCCAGTCTGACCTGAACTATTCCATGACATCAATGTATGTACCGAACCCGGTAATTACTCTCGCAATCCGGCCCAAGGACAAGAAGGCTGCGGATAACATGGCCAAGGCTCTGAACCGCTTTACCAAGGAAGACCCTACCTTCCGGACCTATGTTGATCCCGAATCAAATGAGACTATAATTCAAGGTATGGGTGAGCTGCACCTCGACGTCTACATCGAGCGCATGAAGCGGGAATACAAGGCAGAAGTCGACACCGGTGCTCCCCAGGTAGCCTACCGCGAGGCAATCAGTCAGCGGGCGGATTTCAACTACACTCACAAGAAACAGACCGGTGGTTCCGGTCAGTATGGTAAGGTCATTGGTTACATGGAGCCCCTTGAAGAAGGCGAGGGTAACTACGTATTCGAGAACAAGGTAAAGGGTGGAAACATCCCTACCGAGTATATTCCAGCCTGCGACAAGGGTTTTCAGACTGCCATAGAGAAGGGAACCCTGATCGGATTTCCCATTGTCGGTACCAAGATGGTTCTTGAGGACGGACAGTCTCACGCAGTCGACTCCTCGGATATGGCCTTCCAGGCTGCCGCGCTTGGTGCTTTCAGGGAAGCCTACAATAAAGCAAAACCCGTTATCCTGGAACCGATAATGAAGGTTTCGGTTGAAGGACCTTCTGAATTCCAGGGAAATATTTTCGGTTCGGTTAATCAGCGACGGGGTATAATAGTGGCATCCGTTGAAGATGGTAATTTCTGCCGGGTTGAGGCTGAGGTGCCATTGAGCGAGATGTTCGGTTACTCAACAATTCTGCGATCCCTGACCCAGGGGAAGGCGGAATATACCATGGAGTTTGAAAAATACGGGCGTCTGCCGGCGAGTCTTGCGGAAGAACTGAAGAAAGAGTTCGAAGAAAAAAAGAAGAAAGATGCTGGAAAATAA